The following coding sequences are from one Kallotenue papyrolyticum window:
- the gluQRS gene encoding tRNA glutamyl-Q(34) synthetase GluQRS: MEPSASITHASAARGRFAPSPTGLMHLGNAWTALLAWLDARQRGGAFVLRIEDLDPDRSRPAYVAQLLHDLRWLGLDWDEGPDVGGPYAPYAQDQRRARYAAALEALLARDLVYPCYCTRAEIRTAASAPHGPPRHEACPNRCRELSAAERRARAAAGRRPSLRVRMPARRTVIAFEDLSRGLIQEDVAQAAGDFVVQRGDGVHAYQLAVVVDDGAMAISHVIRGADLLSSTARQIWLHQQLGFTPPRFGHVPLLIDQAGQRLSKRHAALAIAELRAAGRHAAEIVGWLAHWAGLTEQPEAVQPRELIGLLDWQRLPRQDIVIDVTALTVGR; this comes from the coding sequence ATGGAGCCATCCGCGAGCATAACCCACGCATCGGCGGCACGCGGGCGCTTCGCGCCCAGTCCCACGGGCTTGATGCACCTGGGCAACGCTTGGACTGCGCTGCTGGCCTGGCTGGATGCGCGGCAGCGCGGCGGCGCCTTTGTGTTGCGCATCGAAGATCTCGACCCGGATCGCTCGCGCCCGGCCTATGTCGCGCAGCTGCTACACGACCTGCGCTGGCTGGGGCTGGACTGGGACGAAGGTCCCGACGTGGGCGGGCCGTACGCGCCCTACGCACAGGATCAGCGCCGCGCGCGCTATGCCGCGGCGCTGGAAGCACTGCTGGCGCGCGACCTGGTGTATCCCTGCTACTGCACCCGCGCCGAGATCCGAACGGCGGCTTCCGCGCCCCACGGCCCGCCGCGCCACGAGGCCTGTCCCAACCGCTGCCGCGAGCTGAGTGCTGCCGAACGCCGCGCGCGCGCCGCGGCTGGACGCCGTCCCAGCCTGCGGGTGCGCATGCCCGCGCGCCGCACCGTGATCGCCTTCGAGGACCTGAGTCGCGGCCTGATCCAGGAGGACGTGGCCCAGGCCGCCGGCGATTTTGTGGTGCAGCGCGGCGACGGCGTGCATGCCTACCAGTTGGCGGTGGTGGTGGATGACGGCGCAATGGCGATCAGCCACGTGATCCGTGGCGCCGACCTGCTCAGCAGCACGGCGCGCCAGATCTGGCTGCATCAGCAGCTTGGCTTCACACCGCCGCGCTTCGGCCACGTGCCACTGCTGATCGATCAGGCCGGCCAGCGCCTCTCCAAGCGCCACGCCGCGCTGGCGATCGCCGAGCTGCGCGCCGCCGGACGCCACGCTGCGGAGATCGTCGGCTGGCTGGCGCACTGGGCCGGCCTCACCGAACAGCCTGAAGCGGTCCAGCCGCGTG